Genomic segment of Panicum virgatum strain AP13 chromosome 9N, P.virgatum_v5, whole genome shotgun sequence:
gaggggaaaagggcggcgaggagctcgggcacgacgcgtgggtgccacaTGAGGCGGTGGCGCTCAGCGCCGGTGGCAGAGAGAAACAGAGAAGCAGAGAGGTGGGAGATGAAGTCTGGACtgatttgcaatttccaaaaagttTAGGGGCCCTACTGTAAAACAATAtatctcctaaactagggctcaaatgaaaaagtgcccaacataaaagttgttcaacttttcatgaTCTACTACTTTGATGTTGTGGAAaatttgatttgaccaaaggtttaagagttattttgaaaacatatgaaggattttgaatttaatggacttttgtcttttccaatgcaaattcagtttaatttcaaactaaaaagcaaaattttctgccaagcaatgattacactgaattttacaaataaaccctccacaaaagcaatatttgctctccctattcaaattaagttatagaaaggaccctgcattaaatcatatttacacaactacccttagatttttacaataagatcctttttcaagcaacataagcacatgatgcataaaataaatgcaattctactgtgcagacacctagggtgtcacagtctGGAGCTCTTGCAggcccctgtgggcgcggccgccgaccccaaggtcggcgccgccacgtgtcccacagggctgacctccggacctccgctccccgcttgggcaggggtccggaaccgccacgtgcccctgtgggcgcggccgccgacccccgggtccggtgccgccacgtgtcccacaggcacgagtcttctgcctgaagccagccctcctgccgcattaaatgctggtggttggggcgtgcgctggcagagcagggcatcggatacccactcacgggttggacaggcgtgacatgacaacacggtaagcccgcctatttccaaggcggctcgtctgttaccgaggcacGCAACAGTGTctcggcgccgcgcgcgtgggcgacgagtcatgatgaccagctactaactggagcaacagtgcatgctgctacagcggactaagtcagtagttcggcgcttcatcatgacctcgacgcgcggctccagaggctagactctactccgacaggacagctcaagatcatccctggtcagaagctatgCACGGAAGCcaacgacaagatctccggatctgaggcattgaaggccaaagtgtagtttataatacatcgccgggtccacctGTCGGGATCCCGCTCAGTGTACTGCTCCCCTTGGgcttataaaagggagagcacacatggtagaaaGAGAGGTTCCACATGTTTTCACACATGCAGAGACAGGCATAGCTCCTCCGCCAGCTTGCACACAAGCTCaggcaatacatcacacagtggacgtagagtattacgctccggcggcccgaaccactctaaatccttgtgtgcttccgtgttcttacgcccctagatcgagcattccttgaCTGCCCCAAGCACACCCTACACTTAGAATttggcgggtgcattccgccacccggctgtggtttttcCACACCACGACAGGTCTTATTGTTGTGATATTGGAGAGCAGACTCTGTCAAGTTCAATGCACCTAGCAATATTGCGTGAAATGTGATCCACTGTCATCGAATAGTTCGGCATTGCTTATCCTCGGACGCTTGATCGACTTGAGTTCCTTGATGTAGTTTCCCATTAAATCGGAAAATTGAGGTTTGTCGATACTAGAGAATAGATAGTTCATCTGATCCAGCAACATGGATTGGAACTAGCTCGTCTCCAGCAGTGGCTAAGTGGTCCTTCCTCTTTGGTGCTGAGGGAGATGCAGGTACAACGGTCCTTTGATAAGCAGAAGCTGTGTTGCACAACCCAAACGAAGATTCGGAGCGCAGAATCTCGGATCGAATAGGACCCGAACCGGAAAAAGATGGTGCACAAGTCGGGGTCATGTCGAAGACAGACTCCTTCTTAACTCCTCTGGGGGAGGGAGGATGCAACGCCTAATTAAATCATTGATGGAGTAGTCGATGGGGCATTCCTCCTTTTTCGGAGAAGCCTCGAGCCCCCTAGGGTTGGCTAGGTGACTAGTGTAGCCACCCTAGCTATTGGCGGTGCAGATCTAGGAGCCGAAGACGAATGTGATGCCTTCTGGCACGATGTTGCAGTCGTCGAGGCTTGCCATCGAGTTCACTAGATGACCTTCGTGAAGGaccctacctggcgtgccagctgcgatgtttagccgccaagcccACCAAGTGATACCCTAAGGTGGTAGATTATAGGTAGGGTTTCACCGTGGTCTGGAACCGGTGGTGCAAGGAACAAAAAGCTTTAGATAGGTTGGGGCCATGAGATACATagtaccctacgtcctgttggTGGTTTATATTGCCTTAGATGCAGGTTATATTTTGAAGAGGTCCCTACCCGCCCTAATATAGTCTGGGAGACGGTTACATAGAAATCCTAACTGAATACTACCTAAGGAGTCCTACCCGATGATTATCGAGTAGTTTCCTTCtattcgactagttctacttctGTACGAGTAGTTACGGTATGATAAGGTACATGCCGTGCTCTATCTCttattctagaatattctacgTTTGTGAGCAGTTCCGCTGCCCAGGGTCTAACAGCCTTGCCTGGCACGTGTAGCCAATAGTGGAAGGGAGGGAGTAGCGTGTGGCCGACGGTGGGAAGAAGGGCGAGGCGCGCGTGGCCAGtggtgggaggaagaaggggataaaGAGGAGAGTGAGTGTGAAAGAAAGTataagaaaggaaaaaagaagatgATAAGACTATTTTTTATATTTCATCTTTTAGACAATATGAAGAGGCTGTTTTGTCAAACGTTTTTTCAAAATGGCTTCAACTCCACTAGAAAAGACGCTTCATCAGAGGAGCTGGAGCCGTTTTTTGAGGGGGCCCGAGCCCCGCCAAATAGAACATAGAAATACAATCCACCAAACGTCGGACATAATGAAAGGTAATACGCTAATCTTCGCAGCCCAAACCTATCTAAAGGCTTGTGTCTCTTGCTCTTATGTTGCCATCAATCTCATTTCTCATGATTTTCCTCCCGATCAATCTACCACCGCGGGTATCCCCTCGGTGGACTGCTTGCATAAATCTCAACAATACTATTTATTTTCTAGAagataaatatttcttttttcgCGAGGAAAATACAAGCATTTCTAGTTTCATTCTAAATACAATATATACTATATTAAGTTTGACAAACTTTATATAGAGAAGTATCAAATGTACCACATCAAAGTAAACTATGAAATACATTTCTTAATGGACCCAATAGTATTAATgatatttttatatatattttttgtctaaggttaattAAACTAAAGATGGTTCGACTTAAGATAAAACTATGAACGCTTCTATTTTAGGAGAGAGGGGTCAGAGTAACTATTATTGATTTTATTTGTACATACTCCCTCCAATCACAAATAAGTCAATCACTTCAACATTGGTTGCAAGTTACTTTTATGTGTTACGTGTGTATATTCGAAAGATAAAATGTGAAGATTTATCTGTATATACAGTTTCATAAAAAGTATACAAATTTATTTTATAGTGTTccttaacaaaaagtattagttaaagtcatgttttgaaTAACGTGTTAGTGTCCAGAATGTCGTTTATTCACTTATCTGTGGGACCAGTGTGGGAGTATAAGCATGGTTGCTCCTAAATCACTCGAAATCCCTCGCAGGCAAATCACTGTATCACAATACAGTTCCTGAATTCTTCGTCAAGTTCGTCCCAGAAAATAAATCAACTACATTAGAGTTTCTGAATTGTATTTATCCCTTCCACAATACAAAGTATTGTGTCTGcataattttaaaatatatTCTCCACAAATACAACGCAAAGCATCTACAAATTTCACTATATTTAAATTTATCATTATATTACTCAAAGGCACATCTCATAACAATACAGTTACTAATTGTGTACCCGCTTAATATTTTTATCATCTGAACTGAAAATGTACGTGGCTACTATAgttgtaaatgcacaaataaagatCGATGGAGACAAATAGAATCACGAACAGTGGTAGTAGCACATGGATACATATATTTTTACAAGCATTAAGCCAAGCTTGGTTCAAATCAACTTGACAACTTGCTTGCAGACCGTACTTGAtggtacatgcatgcatgctttaTTTCACTGGAGACGACCATCTGATTTGATCTTGATGAGGACCTTTTCGTGACAATAACACCTGCCATCTGCATGATGTTGATGCCTGGATATATCTGGCTCGTGTTGCAAACTTGAAACATGTGGTGCAGAAATGCTCGTCTCGAGCATCCACTAGTGCGCATGTGGTGGTCATCACCACTTACACAGTGTGCATGGATTGTTGCATGCACGCTACTTGAAGGGACgtcgtggcaaaggaaaaaaaaatctcaagcCATGAATtgttacaaaaaaaaagaataagaaaaataaACACTCAAGCATTATTACTGTTCCCACAGCCGTAGATATTTTTTTATATGCGCAAGACCAAGCCTTTAATTAACTAGTTTCCTGTTTCCTCATCTGTGCTGTTACAGCTGCTATGATGCTGGTGCAGTAATGCAGAATTGAGTCTGCCAACGATGTCCTCTGCATTTACGGTGAACCCCTCCTCCACCTGATCAAACCAAAAGATTGTTGTTAACCTGAtgttctgaatatcaacttatTAACATCTCAGCTAGCAAGTTCTCATAGTTAAGAAAACTCTCGATTCAACTATTTTAAGTTATGTATAGTTGTAGTTTAACTATTGGAAGATGTATTGAGGTGTGAAAACTGGAGAAACTGAAAAGAACGGGATTGCATCACCATAATGATTTAAGATCTGCGTTCATCATCCTGACGCCCCTATAGTATATCATTTACCTCTAATAAGAATTGTTGTACGTGTGTGTTTTGCGCAATATAATAATATAGCACATGATTAGATAATGCAAAACACAAGCTAGCCATAAGTACAACAGACTAAGAAAAGAGAAACAAGTTCCCAACAAGATTTGATGTtgttcattttttattttcttttttattctgTTGATTAATGAGTGAATTGGCATACAAAGTGTATCTAGTTAGTTAAAGCCATCATACAATGGCACcaccaaaaccaaaaaaaagtAAGGCCTACTTGAATTGTtctcatgattaattaataacgAACATATATGatttttctccattttctgATTCATATGAGAAACACGTTGAGGATCACGACTAGAAAGAGTTGGTTTGAATCCAAATAAATTATACATAGAGAAAAGAACTAGATACAATTTATTTGGAATTAATATATCTTGCAATGCGTTATAATATTCCTCAGTTTCCAACATATAGGTCAGTAACTCAACAAGAGTAGTTTCAAccaaaaagacaaaaaaaaaaaacaaatcactCAAAATATATGAATAATTCTGTTGTGATGCAGGGTTTGGTATATATCAAGGAGATCAATGTATGCAATTTCACTCCTCAAAatgaaataaagaaataaattTAAACAAAGTTGAATCATGCTAGTCTTGTTAAAACATGTGCTACTGATTATCTCACTCACAACCTTATCAGGGGATAAAAGTTAAAAGCTTTAATTTGTTTTgcgggaaaaaaataaaagttgaaGTTCAACGACCATACGTTCTGTCATTGATTGCACTGCAAAAAGGTATCCTGTCAAGACAAAATTAATGGATTATAATATCCTGTTAATAGTACTAGTTATTTGTATTTTTGCTAAGTTCTTCCATTATTAGGAATTCGTAACCAGCATAGCTTTTGTTTCACATCAAAAACTATCAGAGTGTTGTTATGAAAATAGTGAAGCACAGTACTAGAATTAATTATACGATCAGAGTATCGATTAGTCAAACCTTACCTTTGCTGTAATGGTTATGATCAGAGTGCCCGCCGGGAACGGCATGACATTGGCGTGGGTGATACTGAGGCGGAGCTCCTCGACCTCGGTGAGCACCTTCACGACCACCCCCTTGCCGTCCTCGCAGTTGATCCTCACCATGACGCTCTTATCCGAGAACCGGGCCTCGATCTCCGGCAGCTGCTTCCTCGCCGCAGGCGCGGCTGATGACGCTGACAACGGGGAGCCATCTTCGTCCGGCTTGGCCGCATCATGGCGGCATGGCCTCTTGACGAGCACCACGGTCTCGACAATGCTCCTGCCGTTGCTGCCGCCAGCCTCCAGGTCTCTGAGCTTTTCTTGAAGCTCCTTGACGTACTTGGTCGCTTCAGAAAGGATCGTCGCCTTGTCCATCTGGTCAGAAGTTAATCGTTGCATCATCGTGCGATTCGTATACGTGTTGTCAGAGATATTTGATGATGGTGTCCAAGAGGTGAAGGGGGATAGATTAAtataatttgatttggatgagGACCTTCTTGAGGCCGGGGATGACGGTGGAGAGCTCGATGAAGCGTTGGTTGATCTTCTCCCGCCGCTTCCGCTCCGCGATGATGTGGTCTTGAGCGTACGGCGTCGACATGGATCCCGCCGCGCCCTTTACACCTGCTCTCCTCGTCGGTGGCGACCCGCACACTATGTCCGGCAGGCGGTGCGTGGGggcggcctccgcctccgccggcaGCATGCCGTCGCtgcccggcggcgccgaggcggcgcCGAAGTTCCAGCTCACCGGAAggttggtgctgctgctgcttctggcCAGCGTCGGTGCGGCGGGTGCGCGCCTGGCGGAGTTGGGCGTCGGCGGCCAGGCATCGTGATCCATGGCCGCGCTGGGCGGGTTGTTGCCTCCGCTGCTGCCGTCGGTGGTGTCGCCGGAGCTCCAGCTGCTCGCCGGCGCTGCCGAGATGAGCTCCTGGACCATTTCGGCCGCGTGCGAGGCCTCCCGGAGCGCTTGGAGCGAGGGGAAGGTCGTTGCCTCGCTGCAGTCGTTGTTGCTGATGGCGGCGTGCCGCAGCGTGTCCATCGCCCACTGCATAAACAGGCCCGAGTCCTCCTCCATTCTGCCCGTCGTCGTCCTTAGCTTGGTGGTGTATCTGCAGCTAGCAGAGATGATGATAAGCTTATTAATCATTCGGCAGCAAGAACCATTTTTAATTGTATCCTTCAATGCAAGCTAAGCCTCCTGCTAAACTTGCAGTACGATAACTAGCTAGGTGAGCAGATGTTGCTAGGTAGAAAAGTCGAAGGAATTAGACAAGACCAAATAAACGCACTAGCTACTAAAACCACTACAAATAAGTGTACTATATATTGCTGATTATTCAGAAACCCAGCAGACAATGCAAGCAATTAATTACCTCAACGATCCTTGCGAACGGTTCCAAAAATATAATAGTGCCTGACAGTACAAGAAAGCAAGTCGTCTCCACTAAATAATGTGGAAAGAACCATGGGAGAGAGCGAGAGTCATCACCTTTGGCTAGCTTTTATAGATATTGCCGCCGCAAACTTGACACCCCCTGCTCTGACGACGTCTCTTCAATGGTGCTGTTTGGTTACTTCTCTGctagaaaataattttttatgcatagggtactaaataaagtctatttgtaaaattttttcagggatggatgtaatttttcgcaatgaatctaatgatggtaattaatcgatgattggctacagtgatgataTAGTAACAATTATCTAATCACGCAGTCAAAGGTCTAATTAGATTCTTTAGGGTTCCTAGCTAGCGtgggggttctggagttggttttgcaaACTGGGtttgtttgacaccataattagcTGTCAAAATATTACTATTCCCTAGCATAGGACAAACCAAAGTGTTAGCCAGCCCGCTCCTTGTTTATTCTCTGGACCACTGGAGTCCAATCAGTGGCGCCCTAGATCTCTCAAGCACAACAGGAGTAATGTCCTTATATTAATATGAAGGATCTCTTAGGATTCTCGCTTTGTGACCTAAATCTAGTGAAAATGACAGTTTGCACACCACTGAAAGGTGATTCAATTCATGGGGTAAAAGTAGTACAGGTCATGATATATATGTGGATTTGGCCTCCCATCCAAATCAAGGTCAGGTGAGCAAGCCATATCGGGGTCACGGATCGAGTGAGGTTTTGTGGTGACTGGTCAACCAATAATACGTGGAGGATTTGTTCTTTAGCGATGGTTATGTGTTGTTGCGGCGGAAGATACATGTAGATCAACACTGAAACAGACATGCATGTACACACAGTACACCAAGAGAGCAATCTACAAAAAAACTGATCCCTATGCTAACCTCCAAACATTTTAAGTAATGAGGCTATATATGTATCTGTAAAATGAAAGCTAAGTGGTCTCCAAATTGGTAAAAGAAAGCGGATAGGCGTGACCTATGTAACACGGATACGTCACTGCAGCAGCATAtcgcgtatccgatacgtatcggatatgGATACGTGTCCGATGCACTCTGGATACGTATCCTTAGAGTATCcgattttttattattttcacGAATATTGGATATGCGGGCTGATACGTATCGCATAGCGTATCTCCCGCCGcgagggaggagcaggggaggagagcCGGTGCCGGATCCGCCACCGcgagggaggagcaggggaggggagccAGAGCCGGATCCGCGAGGCTCCGCCCTCCCCACCCGCAGCCGCGCGCATTGGCTCGAGGAGGCAGCGGATGGGAGGCGTCGGCCATGGAAGGCGCGGAGGTGGAGTTGGCCGCCGCCATGCCTGGCCCGCACTTgtagggggagggagggagagcggcCTCCGCGCCTGGCCACCGCCAGCGTCCGCTCCGCTCGAGCCCTGCCGGCTCTGCCGcgcttggccgccgccggcgcccgatcCGCTCGAGCTCGGCCAGCTCCGGCGCACAGGCCAGCGCCGCAGAGGcaggcgagcgcggcgagggaggcgcgCGAGCTGAGGGGCGAGGAGCAGCAaagggcggcgggggaggaggagcagagggaggcgTCGGGGAAGGAGCAGAGGAGCTGATGCGCTTGAGGTGGGGAAATCGGATAAGCCTATGTGAGAGAAGGGGAAATGAACGGGAATAGATAAGGATGGGGTATTTAGGTCATTTGTCTCTCGCACGTGAGCTGTGGAGGCCATTTTATTACTTTTTGAGAATTCATTTAGCACACTAGATTGTTTTATGTgtttgttgtattatatgtgtgATTTGGAAGGCTGGATTAAAAGAGTGTTATGTTTCTAATTTTAAGTAATATATATAGTATTTATTTTGTTAAATAATTAAAAACGTATCTATATATCGGGTTTCTGGGAAAAACGACATATCCACGTATCCGTATCGGCCGATACCGATACGCATATATGTATCCATGCTGCATAGGGCGTGACACTCCTAGATATATAGCCTGACCCCGCCCACAGCCCTGCTAATAAAGGCCTAAACCCTAACATATCCGGCTACTTGCACTGCCGGTTGAGTAATTGCCAGACAATGTTCAATCCCTATACGCAAATAACAAATTCGGCGCGAATTTGACCTCATTGTGATGACATAGTAATTCCACACGAAAAAGAAAATCCAAAGGAATAGCTGATCTGTTAATTGTTTTTCTGATATTTGGACATATTTTGGGCCGCCTTTAAGTTAGAAGTATTATTATGAAGAAAATAAGATTAGTGATCAATTATTGTAATTAGTTAATTAATGATTAATAACATCGTTAGCAGTTACTAACCATAAAGGGGTCACCCAGAAGAGGCGTGTCCCCTCAGTGGAAACAATCACTTTTCACCAATTCATCTCTCTCACTTTTACATTCTAATAAGAAGGTGCACAAATACAAAGTTGCATTATTTGTCTCGTAGGCTTGCAACGATACTTCTTCTCCTATATGCAACATTTTGGAGATTATtctggaaaagaaaataaacaagaacaagcaaatCATTAtgcgcactactacaaaaaagatTAATCGAGACGTTTTTCGCAACCGCCTCGGATGGAAGGTCATAATAAATGACCTATTTTCCGAGGCGGATTGCTGCCCGTCTcgattaatcaaataaaaaagaaaaagcccgTTGATGCGCTTGCTGAGCCCATCCACGAGCCCGCCAAGCCCATCGATGCTGCGCCAGCCGCCCGCTATGCCCTGCCACCCGGATTTTGGATTCTGGAGTTGTTCGATCTTGATCGGAGAGCCAAGGAGGTTTCCTAAAAACAGTCTAGGAGTTGTCTTGTGGAGATGAGTTGTGCACCTTGCGTTGATGCATGATGCCCCAATCTGACTGACCTGATGAGTTATTGAGTGGTGTTGAGTTCGGTATTTGTTGATGCTTCAATCCGACCGGCGCTCGTTAAAAAAACATATGAATTCAATAAGATTATTGGGCCTGGGTGTCCAAAGCTATTTAGACATATACCAGATGGTGGTTCGTCCATAAAAATTAATACTACCTAAGATCTTGGCTAGGTATGTAGGCTTAATTTGTTTTTCACTACGGAAAATTGGACCTACttgaggaatgtggagtactcactcctggttgtgatgagtgaattgtcaaccgtgcggtgtgatcatgtgcttggtctttggttgcaagtacacgggcgtcgagtgtcgacggagagctgccgtagaggtgctgtggccgatggaccgtgcggtggatggTGGTGAAGGGTAGcagggaccggagctcggaccgggcggcagctgtggcgtccactcctgaatTGAGGGCGCAAGcgccgacggaaggcgggtttcttggtttgcgccagaaaaccaagctggcggacggcggttgaagac
This window contains:
- the LOC120693366 gene encoding transcription factor bHLH18-like, coding for MEEDSGLFMQWAMDTLRHAAISNNDCSEATTFPSLQALREASHAAEMVQELISAAPASSWSSGDTTDGSSGGNNPPSAAMDHDAWPPTPNSARRAPAAPTLARSSSSTNLPVSWNFGAASAPPGSDGMLPAEAEAAPTHRLPDIVCGSPPTRRAGVKGAAGSMSTPYAQDHIIAERKRREKINQRFIELSTVIPGLKKMDKATILSEATKYVKELQEKLRDLEAGGSNGRSIVETVVLVKRPCRHDAAKPDEDGSPLSASSAAPAARKQLPEIEARFSDKSVMVRINCEDGKGVVVKVLTEVEELRLSITHANVMPFPAGTLIITITAKVEEGFTVNAEDIVGRLNSALLHQHHSSCNSTDEETGN